GGGCGAACGTTCCGAGAAATGGCCGTCGATAGGGAGAAAATTAGCTTCCATTACACAATCGCTGACCGTGGCAAAACAGCGGAGCGTGtactacgacgacgatgatgctgatgatggcggcACAAATGTTTTCTCTGTTTACGAGTGTACCGTTGCGCGAAGGATCGGTTTCATCGGGAGGGCAATCCGTGGACCAGGGGATTTGCTGGCGTTTTTGTGGCccttgatttgttttctacgCCGTGGCCGTTTTCTGCGCGGCGTCGGACCCAACCGCGGGACCAAGACAGAGCTAAaatgaacatgttttattGAACGGGCAAAGAAGTTTTCCGCGGCCCCCGCGGCTTAATTTGTGAGGAAACTTTTGCGCCACCAATGGAGCTCCCGTGCAAATAAATCAGGAGGCCGTGCTTTGGCAGGGGCCAACTAGACCCTTTCGCATCGCGCTCGTTAGTGGCTGtgagatgtgagcgaaaaaggaaggaaaaggcaaCAGGCGGACACACAGACGAAGGTTGTTTATCGAAGTAGTTCGATTCACTGACAGTGTGTTCAGTTCAGCAAAAGATAATCTGGAAAAAACGGTTATTGAGTTTAAGATTAAATCGAAGAGTATATGCTCCTTCTGAGGGAAGTTTTTAGGTCTGACTAGGCGACTTGGGTTCTTGGCACAGAAAGATGAAGGAACAAATAAGGCCAAACATTGTTGTGGCGGTAGCAATAACTGTAAGGCCTTCTGGTGTGTTGGAGAAAAGAAATGATATTCCCAAATGATAGTGACAATCATAGACATTTAATCTGTCGCGGAAGCCAGTTCCTTAAtgatgacacacacacacacccacatcTACACTTCAAGCGAGTCCATTATGTCCTTGCTATTGCGTCGTCACATCGGACAATAAACACGGACCATCGATGAATCAACagatggcgacggcggccgtcaGAGGACACTACGTGACCTGTCCCGGATATAGCTGATACACCGCATACATCGCCATTTCCGTTTGGTCACGGTCTGTTTAAATATAATCTTGGTCCCTAGACACAGTGCACAGTAATCGACTGTGAATTCGCGGTTTTTAGCTCATGCGGAATGGTTCCGAGATCTTCACAGAATGGCTTTTAGAGAAACGACTCTGCCGTCTGCCTTGGAGAAGTTCCGGACATCCAAGAACAGGCCAGGAACCGAAAATGTAACCCTGCCACCCTGAAGCGGATGTCTTGTGGAAAACCTTGTTGGTGCGTGGTCACAAAGCTACACTCTGCCCGCTGCTCCAGGGTGCCAGGATGGCGCAAGGACCACTTCCACCATATGTCCGGGCAGGCAACAGTTCCCTACGGCTAATGGCTGATGGGCCTGATAAGAGAACGCAGCAACAAGAACACGGAATGCCGTGCATAACAATCGCCATCGAGGCAGCAGCTGAACCCTCGTGCGGTGCCTAACACGGCCTCAAGGCTTCCCTCGTGACGTGATGGGGTTGTTGCAGTGcgtggccgggccgtggaCACCTAGCAACGGTTCGCACACAATGACctcgtcaccaccaccatcgttcgATGAAACGCGGTGCGTCATGGCCACGCTACGACGGTGCGATGACTGACGACCGCGGATTGCGCAGAGGGAGCCACTACTCACGGGCCTTCCACTCACGGAGACCTTCGGATTATCGATTTTCTGGAGGACAAAGAACCTGGggcgcgacacacacacacaaacacgggcTGGGGGGAGCGCGTACGTACCTCGTCCCGAAGACCCGCTGCGAGACGCTGATCTCCCAGTAGTAGCGGCCATTGTTGAGGACGCGCGTCCCGCGGATCCCAGCCGTGCCCTTGCTCCAGTTCGGGTGAAAGTGCACCTTCCGGTTGTTGGGCCCGCTCAGCCACACCTCCTTCGAGCGGTCCCGCTTGTTCCAGCTCCACTTGTCCTCGCATCCATTCACCAGGGGCCGCTCGtcgtacggtggcggtggctgcagCAGCCCGAATGCCGCATTGTTGTTGACCTGCTCGAGCGCCGCCAGCGACGCTGGGCTGTCCATCGCGTCCATCGAGTGACTCGGAGAGCCGGCTGCCCCGCCCGCTGCCAGACCCGGCTGGTCGAACGTTCCCGACTCCGACGAGCTGACGGAGGAGGCCGTGGATGACGCACCCGATAACGGTGCTCCATCGGTGGCCGCTCCATCGTTGCCCGCGCTCCCCACATTACGGTTCTCGTTGATAGTCATcagtgcgtcgtcgtcgtcgtgctgcggttcggcggtggccaccaccgcacagCTGCTGCGACCGCTGCGGACGCGGATCGAACGCGGAGACGGTGGTCTCCTAGCACTCATGCATGCCCCCCCGGCCACGCACCCGGGCAGCTCAGTAGTAGTGGTGACTGTAGTGCTGGGGCCGGACACCTGTCCCTTCACCGACACCCTGCGCTCCTGGCTGCTGTTCCCGGCTCACCATCAGTAGCTGCTCGGCCCGGTTCCGACGGTTGCGGCGCGGCCGTACACCGAGGCCGGTACCGTGTCCCCCGCTGCTGTGCCCGGCGCTACCGCTTCCGGGACCGCTACCTCCCcagccgcctccgccgcctccccagccgtggccgtgcttgCCAccgtccgggtggtggtgcgggtgaATCAGGAACGAGTTGTAACAGCGCAGCACAAGCTTGTTCAGGAACACGCAAATGTTCTTcagaaacagcagcaccagtatcAACGTCATGCGGATACCGTCCACGAGACCAGACCACGTCCCTAGAGGTCCCCTCTTTCCAGTGTCcccgctcgggctcgggaccCGGTCACAGCAGGCGGTGTGTGATGCACGCGCGCGAGATTGGTTTTCCCTCGGCCTACTACGACACAGCTCCTCGGTCGTAGCTCATCCGTCAACTTGAGCAAAACTGCTTAAGGCTCGCTCCTTAGTATTACTACACAGCTACAGATTGGTTTCACACGGACGACGTCACATCCGGACAGCAGCCAGGGATAGGCAGGCCCTCTTTCTCACTCTGGTACGTCGTTTCTCTTCGTCCTTCCGAAGTTGACACGTCTGTCAGCAACACGCCCCACACTGCTGCACACAGGGTGGACGCCCCCCCAAAAGTGTCCGTCGCCCGGGGGAGGTTGTGAGGAGGttccagcagcaccgtcgcGTCGACGCACTGCTGCGCAGTAGAGTGTTCCTCTGTgccccgtgtgtgttggtgtgtgttgggcTGTGGAACAAAGTGCAACGACGCTGTTGACGACGGGTGGGCCGCGCTGGGAGAAAGTTATGCAAAACCTGCACCTGACCACGGGCCGGACACCTCAGAATACCCCGTCCGCCGAGGGGCTGCAAACCGCAGATCACTTGCAGAGCCACAGATAAGCCCCTTCcgccctctttctctctcactcacacacacacactttgtgACGACGGCGGTCAACGTGCGTCCGTGCCGTGAGAGACGTCCGTGTACATTGTCACCCTCGGTGCGACTAAGCGCACCACTCGGTGGAAAGtcccgtcgtcatcgtcacg
This DNA window, taken from Anopheles cruzii unplaced genomic scaffold, idAnoCruzAS_RS32_06 scaffold01671_ctg1, whole genome shotgun sequence, encodes the following:
- the LOC128276589 gene encoding RNA-binding protein Raly-like, coding for MTLILVLLFLKNICVFLNKLVLRCYNSFLIHPHHHPDGGKHGHGWGGGGGGWGGSGPGSGSAGHSSGGHGTGLGVRPRRNRRNRAEQLLMVSREQQPGAQGVGEGTGVRPQHYSHHYY